The following proteins come from a genomic window of Rhodohalobacter sp. 614A:
- a CDS encoding GbsR/MarR family transcriptional regulator, translated as MSEECYASKIDFVDEFSLKMEQIGHPRIYGQILGWLLICDPPHQSFPDLMDNLGISKASVSNITRMLLEAGLIEKVRITGERQIYFRIREGSVTDFMERQMQLVTDLKDISGKALELVKEKKGTDPYRLDRMFKFHTFLSREFPVLIEKFKKEHNF; from the coding sequence ATGAGCGAAGAATGTTATGCGAGCAAAATAGATTTTGTGGATGAATTCAGTCTTAAAATGGAGCAGATTGGGCATCCCCGAATTTATGGGCAAATACTTGGCTGGCTCTTGATTTGCGACCCTCCTCATCAGTCGTTTCCTGACCTGATGGATAACCTTGGAATCAGTAAGGCTTCCGTTAGTAATATTACCCGAATGTTACTTGAAGCGGGCCTGATTGAGAAAGTGAGAATTACAGGAGAACGGCAAATCTATTTTCGCATTCGAGAAGGGTCGGTAACCGATTTTATGGAACGACAGATGCAATTGGTTACCGACCTGAAGGATATCTCCGGAAAGGCTTTGGAACTTGTAAAGGAAAAAAAAGGAACGGACCCGTACCGGCTTGATCGGATGTTTAAATTTCACACATTCCTCTCAAGAGAATTCCCAGTATTAATTGAAAAATTCAAAAAAGAACACAATTTCTGA
- a CDS encoding class I SAM-dependent methyltransferase — translation MNSSTGVWTNQSSQWDRVGPPLRPCLEDHQLMERGIHEVASKKKRLRALVMGVTPEMARLKWPDETDLLAVDKSQHMIDSVWPGYPNPGEGVLCGNWLDLPLEKHSRDLAVSDGPFGVLRFPHEYYDVLKQLKRVLTTDGIFVFRIFARPEKEEKASEIYEAALNGNIGNFHVFKLRLLMAMQPDSRAGVRTGDVWEEWEHNGPGSKTLSDKCGWPVEQINTIEAYRGQNDIYSFPTLQEILAILDESGFEILRCTEPAYELGERCPTLTCKV, via the coding sequence ATGAATTCATCAACCGGTGTTTGGACCAACCAATCATCCCAATGGGATCGGGTTGGGCCGCCATTGCGGCCATGCCTGGAAGATCATCAATTAATGGAACGGGGCATTCATGAAGTGGCCTCAAAAAAGAAAAGACTCAGGGCTCTTGTGATGGGTGTTACACCAGAAATGGCCCGCCTGAAATGGCCTGATGAAACCGATTTGTTAGCCGTGGACAAATCACAGCACATGATTGACAGCGTTTGGCCGGGTTATCCAAATCCCGGCGAAGGTGTTTTGTGTGGAAACTGGCTGGATCTTCCCCTTGAAAAGCACTCCCGCGATCTGGCTGTGAGTGATGGTCCATTTGGCGTGTTGCGGTTTCCTCATGAATATTATGATGTACTGAAACAGCTAAAAAGAGTCCTCACGACGGACGGCATTTTTGTTTTCCGAATATTTGCCCGGCCGGAAAAAGAGGAAAAAGCTTCTGAAATTTATGAGGCGGCCCTGAACGGAAATATCGGCAACTTTCATGTTTTTAAACTTCGGCTTCTTATGGCCATGCAACCGGATTCTAGAGCAGGTGTTCGAACAGGCGATGTTTGGGAGGAATGGGAACACAATGGCCCCGGCAGTAAAACGCTTTCAGATAAATGTGGATGGCCGGTTGAGCAAATTAATACGATTGAAGCCTATCGCGGACAGAATGATATTTACAGTTTTCCAACACTGCAGGAAATTCTGGCCATTTTGGATGAAAGCGGTTTTGAAATACTACGCTGTACAGAACCAGCATACGAATTGGGAGAACGCTGTCCTACCCTCACATGCAAAGTGTAA
- a CDS encoding Hint domain-containing protein — MFYPKKSLFISLISVLLPLGVLAQAGSDVNPRPITLEEYELAHTQTIEDLDNVTYVKFDDGQYIFDRYEMRKPIYITGDDGLRKRVDIYKFIVRDGLQELGTMIFYTNEKDELFKALVPNYTASGDVWERYFEDIHSINNTEENFVLKLSYVISRELAFQMYKGMNNGQLTDTEHATYGSDICFPGDQLVTLDSGESLPLHQIKKGDKIIAFDPASGNSSMIEVSKLVSHTPENYAISELTLLQDEKNQTEKGLFINLSFKTLKATPNHPMMTNEGKKEIGKIREGEEVLTWNPKNKSYESYTVFNTRELTDGVQPVYSIEAEKGSTLLINGVVVRQK, encoded by the coding sequence ATGTTTTACCCAAAAAAATCTCTCTTCATATCTCTCATATCTGTTTTATTGCCTCTCGGGGTTTTAGCCCAAGCCGGTTCTGATGTCAATCCAAGGCCGATTACCTTGGAAGAATATGAATTGGCTCATACTCAAACCATCGAAGATCTGGACAATGTAACGTATGTCAAATTTGATGATGGCCAGTACATTTTTGATCGTTACGAAATGCGAAAGCCGATTTATATTACCGGTGACGACGGCCTCCGAAAACGGGTGGATATCTATAAATTTATTGTCCGGGACGGCCTTCAGGAACTTGGTACTATGATTTTTTATACGAATGAAAAAGATGAGCTTTTCAAAGCATTGGTTCCCAACTATACGGCAAGCGGAGACGTTTGGGAACGTTACTTTGAAGACATTCATAGTATCAACAACACGGAAGAAAATTTTGTTCTGAAACTCTCTTACGTGATCTCCAGAGAGCTGGCTTTCCAGATGTACAAAGGCATGAATAACGGCCAATTGACCGATACGGAACATGCTACGTACGGCTCAGACATCTGCTTTCCCGGCGATCAGCTTGTAACACTTGATTCAGGCGAATCTTTGCCTTTACACCAAATTAAAAAAGGCGACAAAATTATAGCTTTTGATCCGGCTTCAGGAAACAGCTCAATGATTGAAGTCAGTAAGCTTGTTTCACATACTCCTGAAAATTATGCCATTTCTGAACTTACACTTCTTCAGGATGAAAAAAATCAAACGGAAAAAGGCCTGTTCATTAACCTGAGTTTTAAAACGCTCAAGGCAACACCCAATCATCCAATGATGACAAATGAAGGCAAAAAAGAGATTGGAAAAATCCGGGAGGGCGAAGAAGTTTTGACCTGGAATCCAAAAAATAAATCTTATGAATCCTACACTGTATTTAATACCCGTGAACTGACAGACGGTGTTCAGCCGGTTTATAGTATTGAAGCAGAAAAAGGATCTACATTGTTAATTAATGGAGTGGTTGTCCGGCAGAAGTAA
- a CDS encoding YciI family protein → MKRFMFILFENENTYTDFSPEDMQKEFDVHMKWIEELGEHYDSGEPLEQPAKTVKGKDAVVTDGPYIESKELVTGYYLIKASSLEEATELAKGCPVLQLGGSIEVREIMETDM, encoded by the coding sequence ATGAAACGATTTATGTTTATTCTTTTCGAAAATGAAAATACTTACACTGATTTTTCTCCCGAGGACATGCAAAAGGAATTTGATGTTCACATGAAGTGGATTGAGGAACTTGGTGAACATTATGATTCCGGCGAACCGCTGGAACAACCCGCAAAAACTGTAAAAGGCAAAGACGCTGTGGTTACGGATGGCCCTTATATTGAATCGAAAGAATTGGTGACAGGCTACTATCTCATCAAAGCAAGTAGTCTGGAAGAAGCAACAGAACTTGCCAAAGGATGCCCCGTTCTTCAACTCGGAGGCAGTATTGAAGTTCGCGAGATTATGGAAACGGATATGTGA
- a CDS encoding pyridoxal phosphate-dependent aminotransferase translates to MAHKMNRKEWLKSAGTVMAGGLGFAALPIGLLNGRSKMNKPLRPITSPRRFISDEEFGRQMMPPEIKARLFANENPFGPSEKAKQAIRDSIDGSYRYAMREIGMLSGKIAEYEQLPSENLMFAAGSSPLLLAASLHFSQLGNIVTGEPSYADLPESAESFGAEVRWIPVNDEYKLDLQAMEAAVDENTSLIYICNPNNPTGTSLEAGELESFCKRVSEKTPVFIDEAYIDYLDEPDKNSMIHLVKEGYNVMIARTFSKLYGFAGLRVGYLVASEEMIETLAPYTPGPFSISATSLAAAAATYMDEEYMSDAKAKSAASKDFLLQTLKQEGYSPIPSDTNFVLFPIHMDGERFIMEMRKRGVGIRSWAFEGKTWCRVSIGKMEEMAFFADAFTQIS, encoded by the coding sequence ATGGCTCATAAAATGAACAGAAAAGAATGGCTGAAATCTGCAGGAACCGTCATGGCCGGCGGACTTGGATTTGCAGCGCTCCCGATTGGTCTCTTAAATGGCAGATCAAAAATGAACAAACCCTTGCGACCGATAACTTCTCCCCGCAGGTTTATCTCTGATGAGGAATTTGGCAGACAGATGATGCCACCCGAAATCAAAGCGCGGCTCTTTGCAAATGAAAACCCTTTCGGGCCATCCGAAAAAGCCAAGCAAGCTATCAGAGATTCCATTGATGGAAGTTATCGCTATGCGATGCGCGAAATTGGCATGCTCTCAGGGAAGATCGCTGAATATGAACAACTTCCTTCGGAAAATCTCATGTTCGCCGCCGGATCATCCCCACTCTTGTTAGCTGCTTCTCTGCATTTCAGTCAATTGGGGAATATTGTTACAGGTGAACCCAGCTATGCAGATCTTCCTGAATCGGCGGAATCATTTGGGGCTGAAGTTCGATGGATTCCGGTGAATGATGAATACAAACTGGATCTGCAAGCAATGGAAGCAGCTGTTGACGAAAACACAAGCCTCATTTACATCTGTAACCCAAACAACCCCACCGGTACAAGTTTGGAAGCCGGAGAGCTTGAATCTTTCTGCAAACGTGTTTCAGAAAAAACTCCCGTCTTTATTGATGAAGCATACATCGACTACCTGGATGAACCGGATAAAAACAGTATGATACACCTGGTAAAAGAAGGCTACAATGTGATGATTGCCCGAACATTTTCGAAACTATATGGGTTTGCCGGTCTTCGCGTCGGTTATCTCGTTGCAAGCGAAGAAATGATTGAGACTTTGGCACCTTACACACCCGGCCCATTTTCAATTTCGGCTACATCTTTGGCCGCCGCTGCAGCTACCTATATGGATGAAGAGTATATGTCGGATGCCAAAGCCAAATCGGCCGCAAGCAAGGATTTTTTACTCCAAACGCTTAAGCAGGAAGGATATTCACCGATTCCTTCAGATACAAATTTTGTCTTGTTTCCAATCCATATGGATGGAGAACGGTTTATCATGGAGATGAGAAAGCGCGGAGTTGGAATCCGTTCATGGGCTTTTGAAGGAAAAACCTGGTGCCGGGTCAGTATTGGCAAGATGGAAGAAATGGCATTTTTCGCTGACGCTTTTACACAAATCTCATAA
- a CDS encoding RNA polymerase sigma factor — protein MTNSLVDHLFRTESGKMTAILTRIFGFRNSNLIEDIVQETFLTALKTWPLKGQPENPSAWLMQVAKNKALNTIKRSNRLTEFDGDGLEQSHQIDPFFLEHEIRDSQLRMLFACCYPELPEKTQILFILKTLCGFSNAEIGSALLMTPDAVKKAVYRAKKEIQAKYDTISTANIRSSEKKMDTVYAVVYLMFSEGYKRSYEENVISEDLCFEAARLATLLLEIPDVNHGKTHALLSLMYFSMARFPARTGNEGEIVDFKIQDRSLWNKDFLNAATHHLRLSRKSESLSKYHLESTIASIHCSAPDYFQTDWKTIVSLYKKLLRMEKSGIIRLNYAIARSKVAGPEAGLKALEMIDLYSIMGKEFMLYAAKAEMHAELGMYEKAKSYYQVACDTAFSKADKQFLRSIMEECDRKNISSN, from the coding sequence ATGACAAACTCGCTGGTTGATCATCTTTTCCGAACGGAATCGGGAAAGATGACGGCCATTTTAACCCGAATTTTTGGATTCCGGAATTCAAATCTCATCGAAGATATTGTCCAGGAAACCTTTCTCACTGCATTAAAAACATGGCCGCTTAAGGGTCAGCCTGAGAATCCCTCAGCGTGGCTGATGCAAGTCGCAAAAAATAAAGCTCTCAATACCATCAAAAGATCAAACAGGTTGACTGAATTTGATGGCGATGGTTTAGAGCAATCACATCAAATTGATCCGTTTTTTCTCGAACATGAGATTAGAGACAGCCAGTTACGAATGTTGTTTGCATGTTGCTATCCTGAACTCCCTGAAAAGACACAAATTTTGTTCATACTGAAAACGCTTTGTGGTTTCAGTAATGCAGAAATCGGCAGTGCTCTTTTAATGACTCCCGATGCTGTAAAGAAAGCTGTCTACCGGGCCAAAAAAGAGATTCAGGCGAAGTACGACACCATTTCAACGGCTAACATCCGCAGCTCTGAAAAGAAGATGGATACGGTTTACGCGGTTGTTTACCTGATGTTTTCGGAAGGATATAAGCGGAGCTATGAAGAAAATGTAATCAGTGAAGATCTCTGTTTTGAAGCGGCACGACTTGCGACATTGCTGTTGGAAATTCCAGATGTAAATCACGGAAAAACACACGCACTTCTTTCACTCATGTATTTTTCTATGGCTCGGTTCCCGGCGAGAACCGGAAATGAAGGAGAGATTGTCGATTTCAAAATTCAGGATCGCTCGTTATGGAATAAAGATTTCCTGAATGCAGCTACTCACCATTTACGATTATCCAGGAAAAGCGAATCTCTCAGCAAGTATCATCTTGAGAGTACCATTGCATCCATCCACTGTTCGGCACCCGATTATTTCCAAACCGATTGGAAAACAATTGTATCACTCTATAAAAAATTACTGCGAATGGAAAAATCGGGAATCATCCGGCTGAATTATGCCATAGCACGTAGCAAAGTTGCTGGACCTGAAGCCGGGTTAAAAGCTCTCGAAATGATTGACTTGTATTCTATAATGGGTAAAGAATTTATGCTTTACGCAGCCAAAGCGGAGATGCATGCAGAACTCGGGATGTACGAAAAGGCAAAATCATACTACCAGGTTGCATGCGATACAGCCTTTTCCAAAGCGGATAAACAATTCCTGCGGTCAATAATGGAGGAATGCGACCGAAAGAATATTTCCAGCAATTAA
- a CDS encoding class I SAM-dependent methyltransferase: MKTSFENKSTIEDIRQRFDHDVERFSNLETGQQATIDAPLAMELITRAAASTNPDAKNILDIGCGAGNNTLKLLELLPHVNCDLVDLSKPMLERAELRISEICKGKIRTFQSDFREADLPSEQYDIIIAAAVLHHLRSDNDWETAFQKIYDLTAPGGSIWITDLISHEHEIVHEMMWERYGNYLESIGGDDYRNKVFSYIEKEDTPRPVTWQLDLLRKSGFSHVDILHKNSCFAAFGAVKTD, encoded by the coding sequence ATGAAGACTTCTTTTGAAAACAAATCTACTATTGAGGATATTCGTCAGCGTTTTGATCATGATGTTGAACGATTCTCAAACCTTGAAACGGGCCAGCAGGCAACGATTGATGCGCCGCTGGCCATGGAACTCATCACCCGTGCGGCCGCCAGTACCAATCCTGATGCAAAAAATATTTTAGATATCGGTTGCGGAGCCGGCAATAATACACTCAAACTGCTTGAACTGCTTCCTCATGTGAATTGTGATTTGGTAGATCTCAGCAAACCCATGCTGGAACGTGCTGAGTTACGAATCTCCGAAATTTGCAAAGGTAAAATCCGGACCTTCCAGTCAGATTTCAGAGAAGCAGACCTTCCTTCAGAACAATACGATATTATTATTGCGGCGGCGGTACTTCATCATCTCCGATCCGACAACGACTGGGAAACAGCCTTCCAGAAAATCTATGACCTGACTGCCCCCGGTGGAAGCATCTGGATTACTGATCTGATCAGTCATGAGCATGAGATTGTCCACGAAATGATGTGGGAAAGATATGGCAACTACCTCGAATCGATTGGCGGAGATGATTACAGGAACAAAGTTTTTTCCTATATCGAAAAAGAGGATACCCCCCGCCCAGTCACCTGGCAGCTTGATCTGCTGAGAAAATCCGGATTTAGCCATGTAGATATTTTGCACAAGAACTCTTGTTTCGCGGCTTTCGGTGCCGTTAAAACAGATTAG
- a CDS encoding GNAT family N-acetyltransferase — translation MNFVYLADRPDAIPTIAEWYFNQWGYLQDVSSIEKTIQLLHQYLNRDKIPLILLAVENDEIVGAVQLKFYEMNLYPEKEHWLGGVYVSDKHRKKKIAEKLVKKAVEVAKYYMVETLYLQTEKLDGGLYKRLGWTPVNSAKYNGKKVLVMKRQL, via the coding sequence ATGAATTTCGTTTATTTAGCGGATCGCCCTGATGCCATTCCCACGATTGCCGAATGGTATTTTAACCAGTGGGGATATCTTCAGGATGTAAGTTCCATAGAGAAAACCATTCAACTCTTGCATCAATATTTAAACCGGGACAAAATTCCACTCATCCTCCTTGCTGTTGAAAATGATGAAATTGTGGGTGCTGTTCAGCTAAAATTCTATGAGATGAATCTTTACCCCGAAAAAGAACATTGGCTTGGCGGGGTTTATGTATCGGACAAACATCGAAAGAAAAAGATAGCCGAAAAGCTTGTGAAGAAAGCTGTTGAAGTAGCAAAATATTACATGGTCGAAACACTTTATTTACAAACCGAAAAACTTGACGGGGGGCTGTATAAACGCCTCGGCTGGACACCGGTTAACAGCGCGAAGTACAATGGAAAAAAAGTTCTGGTTATGAAAAGACAGTTATAA
- a CDS encoding sensor histidine kinase, protein MKNFENYRLIISVGIGLFLSILAMVIWRVNQTKLESSLAGKVTDTGRLISQQFDVTLKENVSRLENLKRRLEMTDGAYFEYWNRDAAQIVETEETFKFVEWIDSTMTIQRVEPYEGNEEAVGLDISRLDYRRSDWLQARNDSIFNMTHWLELVQGDKAFLVDEPVYINGTFYGTITAGMDFTKRFNDIMRGLDEYHVRITDEREVIFYTFGSSKGTDVFTEMAVNSTIEVGDANNGVWSVTMIPNHLFADINSISDNTLVLALVVILSVLVAISFFLTQKSSSAQRTSKIANDQFRAFINAAPIGIYVIDSEGIVLDFWNSAAEKMLGWKQEEVQGKLLPHITHEYKEDFKRIMRDVRKNDGVLNYEVRRRRKDGIERVFRMHVSNVIGEEERMMILLEDITKEKEYEQQLENSLEEKNILLSEVHHRVKNNLAIIVGLIELQNSEVVSEETKLNLYETKNRIYSISAVHELLYQTDNFSEISFVEYINELVSRLKRTYDDGKNPVTIKMNITGLSVNINQAIPLGLLLNELITNSYKHAFSGVSNPEISLDLKEQEGFIEIQYVDNGKGFKVDFFEKASSLGVTIVKTSLGQLGAEYEIFSNPGFGIRFRFPVKSKGAHSNL, encoded by the coding sequence ATGAAGAATTTTGAAAATTACAGGCTTATAATTTCGGTGGGTATCGGGTTGTTTTTAAGCATCCTTGCGATGGTTATTTGGCGTGTAAATCAAACAAAACTTGAATCCTCTCTGGCCGGCAAAGTAACGGATACCGGAAGGCTTATATCGCAGCAATTCGATGTTACTTTAAAAGAAAATGTTAGCCGGTTGGAAAATCTAAAAAGGCGTCTTGAAATGACCGACGGTGCCTATTTTGAATATTGGAACCGCGATGCCGCACAAATTGTGGAAACGGAAGAGACGTTCAAATTTGTGGAGTGGATTGACAGTACGATGACCATACAGAGAGTGGAGCCGTACGAGGGAAATGAAGAAGCGGTAGGGCTGGATATCTCCCGGCTGGATTACAGGAGGTCAGACTGGTTACAGGCACGAAACGATTCCATATTTAATATGACGCACTGGCTTGAATTGGTTCAGGGCGATAAGGCTTTTCTTGTGGATGAGCCGGTATACATTAATGGCACTTTCTATGGTACCATTACAGCCGGGATGGACTTTACCAAGCGGTTTAATGATATCATGCGGGGACTGGATGAATACCATGTCAGGATAACCGATGAAAGGGAAGTTATTTTTTATACGTTTGGGAGTTCGAAGGGAACCGATGTGTTCACTGAAATGGCCGTAAATAGTACAATTGAAGTTGGCGATGCAAATAACGGTGTTTGGTCGGTTACAATGATTCCGAACCACCTTTTTGCCGATATAAATTCTATCTCGGACAATACGCTTGTATTGGCTCTTGTGGTCATCCTCAGTGTATTGGTAGCTATTAGTTTCTTTTTAACTCAGAAATCTTCTTCGGCTCAGCGGACTTCAAAAATAGCAAATGATCAGTTCAGAGCTTTTATAAATGCAGCGCCGATAGGCATTTATGTAATCGATTCAGAAGGTATTGTTCTGGATTTTTGGAATTCGGCTGCTGAGAAAATGCTGGGATGGAAACAGGAGGAGGTTCAGGGAAAATTACTGCCGCACATTACCCATGAATATAAAGAGGACTTCAAGAGAATTATGCGTGACGTCAGGAAAAATGACGGGGTTCTTAACTACGAGGTAAGAAGAAGGAGAAAAGATGGTATTGAGAGAGTGTTTCGTATGCATGTGAGCAATGTAATTGGAGAAGAAGAGCGTATGATGATACTCCTTGAGGATATTACAAAGGAAAAAGAATATGAACAGCAATTGGAAAATTCTCTTGAAGAGAAAAATATTCTTCTCTCAGAAGTCCACCACCGGGTAAAAAACAACCTGGCAATTATTGTTGGGCTGATTGAGTTGCAAAATTCCGAAGTCGTCAGTGAAGAAACGAAATTGAACCTTTATGAGACAAAAAACCGAATCTACTCAATTTCGGCTGTTCATGAGTTACTCTATCAAACCGATAATTTCTCTGAAATAAGTTTTGTTGAATATATAAATGAATTGGTAAGTCGTCTAAAGCGAACCTACGACGATGGCAAAAATCCCGTAACCATTAAAATGAATATTACCGGATTAAGTGTAAATATTAACCAGGCCATTCCTCTTGGTTTGCTTCTTAATGAATTGATCACCAACTCTTACAAGCATGCATTTAGCGGCGTTAGTAACCCTGAAATTTCACTTGATTTGAAAGAGCAGGAAGGCTTTATAGAAATTCAATACGTGGATAACGGAAAAGGTTTTAAAGTAGATTTTTTTGAAAAAGCCTCCTCACTTGGGGTCACGATTGTTAAAACGTCGTTAGGCCAACTCGGAGCCGAATACGAAATTTTCAGCAATCCGGGATTTGGAATTCGATTTCGTTTTCCTGTTAAATCAAAAGGGGCACACTCCAATCTATAG
- a CDS encoding RNA polymerase sigma factor has product MIYKVVNSYCDDPNEQEDLVQEIIYHLLDGYDRFNHHSKITTWMYRVALNVSISFFRKSKTRKKYIGQMPEKIMEIKEEENEPMDKEVLQFRQFIQNLDELNRAIMILYLDGNSHEDIAEVLDISVSNVGTKIHRIKHRLKEHFKTI; this is encoded by the coding sequence ATTATCTACAAGGTGGTTAACAGTTACTGCGATGATCCGAATGAACAGGAAGATCTGGTCCAGGAAATTATCTACCACCTGTTGGATGGATACGACCGGTTTAATCATCATTCAAAAATAACAACCTGGATGTATCGTGTGGCATTGAACGTATCCATCTCTTTTTTCAGGAAATCTAAAACCCGAAAGAAATACATCGGGCAGATGCCGGAAAAGATCATGGAAATCAAAGAAGAAGAAAATGAGCCGATGGACAAAGAAGTGCTCCAATTTCGTCAGTTCATTCAAAACCTGGATGAACTGAACCGGGCGATCATGATTTTGTACCTGGATGGAAACAGCCACGAAGATATTGCCGAGGTACTCGATATTTCGGTGAGCAACGTGGGAACAAAAATCCACCGGATTAAACATAGATTAAAAGAACACTTTAAAACTATATAG
- a CDS encoding DUF2784 domain-containing protein: protein MYVFLNYFFVIFHGGLTLFNLTGWAWKRTRRLHLYTISLTILSWIGLGLFYGLGYCPCTDWHWDVKRQLGEQNLPASYIKYYADYLTGMDWDPYTIDIITACCGIAALLLSCWLNWRDWKKKNNLSPF from the coding sequence ATGTACGTATTTCTGAATTATTTCTTTGTGATTTTTCATGGTGGTTTGACGCTTTTCAACCTAACCGGTTGGGCATGGAAGAGAACACGCCGGCTGCATCTTTATACAATCAGCCTAACGATTCTTTCGTGGATTGGCCTTGGTCTTTTCTATGGTCTGGGATACTGCCCTTGTACGGATTGGCACTGGGATGTAAAACGCCAACTCGGTGAACAGAACCTGCCCGCTTCATACATCAAATATTATGCGGATTACCTGACAGGTATGGATTGGGATCCGTATACAATCGACATCATAACCGCTTGTTGTGGAATTGCTGCTCTACTTCTATCCTGCTGGTTGAATTGGCGTGATTGGAAAAAGAAAAATAATCTGTCCCCTTTTTAA
- a CDS encoding alpha/beta hydrolase, which translates to MRISIKKTFFWNLFVLVVFLSVSQHAFAQSEAPKDSVSIVQEALALIHSPEPEFQNPPPATMDPKAFADLGFEQPYSFSETFFEARDGQKLFARHFPAESNTTILLSHGVLGNSFLFNKMSGLLRDATGAEVYALDIRGHGQSGGRPGDVDYIGQYEDDLADIVAQIKQGKPDHKIIIAGHSMGGGISLRYAMRDDFPEVDGYLLTAPTLGHINPTMRTEPVDSEEPFMMLHIQRMIGLTMLNSLGIHEYDSLDVLFFNLPENSPVTRYSHRSNVSNAPADYKDGLQAINKPLLIIVGTEDEVMDASKFEPAIDEYSNGQLLIVEGASHNGIRHSEEAMSEIKKWTESNNLN; encoded by the coding sequence ATGAGAATATCAATCAAAAAAACCTTCTTCTGGAACCTGTTTGTATTGGTAGTTTTTCTTTCCGTATCACAACATGCCTTTGCTCAATCCGAGGCTCCAAAGGATAGTGTGTCTATCGTGCAGGAAGCCCTGGCATTGATCCATTCACCAGAACCTGAATTTCAGAATCCGCCTCCGGCTACCATGGATCCCAAAGCTTTTGCCGATTTGGGATTTGAGCAGCCCTATTCATTCAGCGAAACATTTTTTGAAGCGCGGGATGGCCAGAAATTATTTGCGCGGCATTTCCCTGCCGAATCGAATACAACCATACTTTTGTCTCACGGTGTTTTGGGAAATAGTTTTCTGTTTAACAAAATGTCCGGCCTTTTGAGGGATGCCACTGGAGCAGAAGTCTATGCGCTGGATATCCGCGGTCACGGACAATCGGGCGGACGTCCCGGCGATGTGGATTACATCGGTCAGTATGAAGATGATCTTGCAGATATCGTTGCTCAGATTAAACAGGGAAAACCGGATCATAAAATCATCATTGCCGGACATTCCATGGGCGGTGGAATTTCTCTTCGATACGCCATGAGAGATGATTTCCCGGAAGTGGATGGATATCTCTTAACGGCTCCTACTTTGGGGCACATCAATCCGACGATGCGAACGGAACCTGTTGACTCTGAAGAACCGTTTATGATGCTTCATATTCAACGAATGATAGGTTTGACGATGCTTAATTCCCTGGGAATTCATGAGTATGATTCTCTGGATGTTCTCTTTTTCAACCTTCCTGAAAACAGCCCGGTTACTCGTTACAGCCACAGGAGCAATGTGAGCAATGCGCCGGCCGATTACAAGGATGGCCTGCAGGCGATAAACAAACCTCTTCTGATAATCGTAGGCACGGAGGATGAAGTGATGGACGCATCAAAATTTGAACCTGCCATTGACGAGTATTCCAACGGGCAACTTTTGATTGTTGAAGGCGCCTCACATAACGGAATACGGCATAGTGAAGAAGCGATGAGCGAAATCAAAAAGTGGACCGAATCAAATAATCTGAACTGA